One part of the Drosophila teissieri strain GT53w chromosome 3R, Prin_Dtei_1.1, whole genome shotgun sequence genome encodes these proteins:
- the LOC122620712 gene encoding protein downstream neighbor of son homolog, with product MSSEASVASKWTRPDDFIKLQRLKQKKNKLAARVSNNYRRPGLQLDETDKSKLLEAKLAQKRKNPFAKSTDDAKKFCVDPHLPGLEPVATASSCFVRETPTRPPPTKFVLQKYDPQAFAKLFQQPQINAEDEDDAELAARQKHTAHLPVDWSLKTRTRFFCPTELPAIQLKTSQLASGLTSFVRCMDPQRTESTLDISDATRFNQCNYYWQHPHLPWLTLFPRTAKENVGVVVGERERKALAEEWDFSFRGLFQLLRARQCPYFYLCANTFTVLFRAAGVGGRAESHALVTPSTRGMRQALRQEGIEFSMPLKSETSGNAHDNSFTEESSLWLDAGDDASPPAQEDEDDDEDWLESLGVDERELRRIQSSHARKQQAAEMREDFSDNSLLLVDGVECQGFFSYLLNAKSAISTVGRLAGVPPTLLSPVAFPKATMQHLVPRSKKVRLDGVDYFSIDIKGLILPTFLPSVAELLSETRQMFSATLASNTNTLAFSKATQKLLESPETPQSDTEGEDAAGQVFGEQNLSECGLLPGVVGSICRTGKHAVGLLERVCYQRDEGYAWS from the exons AACTATAGGCGGCCTGGACTTCAATTGGATGAGACGGATAAGAGCAAGCTACTAGAGGCTAAGCTCGCCCAGAAGCGAAAGAATCCCTTCGCGAA ATCCACAGATGATGCAAAGAAATTCTGCGTTGATCCGCACCTGCCGGGCCTCGAACCGGTGGCCACTGCCTCCTCCTGCTTTGTGCGGGAAACGCCCACGCGCCCGCCGCCCACCAAGTTCGTGCTCCAGAAATACGACCCCCAGGCCTTTGCCAAGCTCTTTCAGCAGCCCCAAATCAACGCTGAAGACGAAGATGACGCGGAGTTGGCCGCCCGGCAGAAGCACACCGCCCACCTACCCGTGGACTGGTCCCTGAAGACGAGGACCCGTTTCTTTTGTCCTACGGAGCTGCCGGCCATACAACTTAAGACCTCGCAGCTGGCCAGCGGACTCACCAGCTTTGTGCGCTGCATGGACCCGCAGCGGACGGAGAGCACGCTGGATATCTCGGACGCCACGCGGTTTAATCAATGTAACTACTACTGGCAGCATCCGCACCTGCCCTGGTTGACTCTCTTTCCGCGCACCGCCAAGGAGAACGTAGGCGTGGTGGTGGGTGAGCGGGAGCGCAAGGCTCTGGCGGAAGAGTGGGATTTCAGCTTCCGGGGACTATTCCAGCTGCTTCGTGCCCGCCAGTGCCCGTACTTCTACCTATGTGCCAACACCTTTACGGTGTTGTTCCGAGCTGCCGGAGTGGGCGGTCGGGCGGAGAGCCACGCCTTGGTCACGCCCTCGACTCGGGGAATGCGGCAAGCTCTCCGACAGGAGGGGATCGAGTTCAGCATGCCTCTTAAGAGCGAGACCAGTGGAAACGCTCACGACAACAGTTTTACCGAGGAGAGCTCATTGTGGCTAGATGCGGGGGATGATGCTTCTCCACCGGCCCAGGAagacgaggacgacgatgaGGACTGGCTGGAGAGCTTGGGAGTAGATGAGCGCGAGCTGCGACGTATTCAGTCCTCTCATGCCAGGAAGCAACAAGCTGCCGAAATGCGAGAGGACTTTAGCGACAACTCTCTGCTGCTGGTTGACGGAGTGGAATGCCAAGGCTTTTTTAGCTATCTCCTTAATGCCAAGAGTGCCATCAGCACAGTGGGCCGTCTGGCCGGAGTGCCTCCCACTCTGCTGTCGCCAGTGGCCTTTCCCAAGGCCACCATGCAGCACTTGGTTCCGCGGTCCAAGAAAGTGCGCCTAGACGGCGTCGACTACTTTAGCATAGATATAAAGGGCCTGATCCTACCTACATTCCTGCCCAGCGTGGCTGAGCTGCTGTCCGAGACGCGTCAGATGTTTAGCGCCACGCTGGCCAGTAACACCAATACTTTGGCCTTTAGCAAGGCCACACAAAAGCTGCTCGAGAGTCCGGAGACGCCCCAGTCAGATACAGAAGGAGAAGATGCCGCCGGGCAGGTCTTTGGCGAGCAGAATCTTTCGGAGTGTGGTCTACTGCCAGGAGTAGTGGGCTCGATTTGTCGCACTGGAAAGCATGCCGTCGGTCTTCTGGAGCGCGTTTGCTATCAAAGGGATGAGGGATATGCTTGGAGCTAG